One Methylophilus sp. TWE2 DNA segment encodes these proteins:
- a CDS encoding FKBP-type peptidyl-prolyl cis-trans isomerase has translation MLMLMTVTGCQAQSNSSKNKEATQMSANVTELQKIDTVVGDGREAEIGFNVTVHYTGWLYDANKEDHKGQKFDSSLDRKSPFNFFLGGGQVIQGWDEGVQGMKVGGKRTLIIPSDLGYGARGAGGVIPPNAALVFDVELLGVK, from the coding sequence ATGTTGATGTTGATGACTGTCACAGGTTGCCAAGCGCAATCCAATTCTTCAAAAAACAAGGAAGCTACACAAATGTCTGCCAATGTGACTGAGTTACAAAAGATTGATACGGTGGTTGGTGATGGGCGCGAAGCTGAAATTGGTTTTAACGTCACTGTGCACTACACTGGCTGGCTATATGACGCCAATAAAGAAGACCATAAAGGCCAGAAGTTTGACAGCAGCCTGGACCGCAAGTCGCCCTTTAATTTCTTTTTGGGGGGCGGTCAGGTCATCCAAGGTTGGGATGAAGGTGTGCAGGGCATGAAAGTGGGCGGCAAACGTACCCTCATTATTCCTTCTGATCTGGGCTATGGCGCACGTGGTGCGGGTGGCGTGATTCCGCCCAATGCTGCCTTGGTGTTTGATGTCGAGCTACTTGGTGTGAAGTAA
- the dacB gene encoding D-alanyl-D-alanine carboxypeptidase/D-alanyl-D-alanine-endopeptidase, with protein MRWLFVICSCWAAMAQAALPNYLQDALSKAQLPVDSVAIIVQPVDGGSPLISHNPSKAMNPASVMKLVTTYAALEALTPAYRWKTEIYRNGPVNQGILDGDLIIKGFGDPAFNITDFWRLLQLVQQQGIRQIKGDLVLDLSAYAPEVSQRPVLDDEPWRAYNANPSALLLNGRNTSFSFAATKLAGKPTVQITQEFELPQIRVINTMQTRKGACNDWRGDLRYTVTPYLDGVTVAFNGTLPEQCDERYLELSVLSDTQYVYASFKKLWAQLGGQFNGQLVLTPVTDAATLVTTWSSPPLDSVVRDINKWSNNVMARQLLLTIGLEAGFTPADEAGAGLALKQVLRQRGLQFPELVLENGSGLSRNERISAEHLAQLLVTAWQRPVMPVLMASMPILGLDGTTKKRLADGASKGMAYLKTGSLEGVSSIAGYVQDSAGKRYVLVVVANHVRAAAVRAVQDTLLKQLIEGH; from the coding sequence ATGCGCTGGCTATTTGTCATATGCAGCTGCTGGGCAGCCATGGCTCAGGCTGCGTTACCCAATTATTTGCAAGATGCATTGAGCAAAGCACAATTGCCTGTCGACAGTGTGGCGATCATCGTGCAGCCTGTTGATGGCGGATCGCCGCTGATTAGCCACAATCCCTCCAAAGCCATGAATCCGGCTAGCGTGATGAAATTGGTCACGACCTATGCTGCACTCGAAGCGCTGACCCCCGCCTATCGCTGGAAAACTGAAATCTACCGAAACGGACCCGTGAACCAAGGGATACTGGATGGCGATTTAATAATCAAGGGGTTTGGGGATCCTGCTTTCAATATCACTGATTTCTGGCGCTTGCTGCAGTTGGTGCAACAACAAGGTATCCGTCAAATCAAGGGTGACCTGGTGCTGGATTTATCGGCGTATGCGCCTGAAGTGAGTCAGCGGCCAGTCTTGGATGACGAACCCTGGCGCGCTTATAACGCCAATCCGAGTGCCTTGTTACTGAATGGTCGCAATACCAGCTTCAGCTTTGCGGCGACGAAGTTGGCAGGTAAACCTACCGTACAAATCACCCAGGAGTTCGAATTACCGCAAATCCGTGTCATTAATACCATGCAAACTCGAAAGGGCGCGTGTAATGACTGGCGCGGGGACTTGCGTTACACAGTCACCCCCTACCTTGACGGCGTGACGGTTGCTTTTAATGGCACCCTGCCTGAGCAATGCGATGAGCGTTACCTGGAACTCAGTGTGCTGAGCGACACGCAATACGTTTATGCCAGCTTTAAGAAATTGTGGGCGCAGCTTGGGGGGCAGTTTAATGGTCAGCTGGTGCTGACACCAGTGACTGACGCTGCGACGCTGGTGACCACCTGGTCCTCCCCGCCATTGGATAGTGTGGTGCGCGATATCAACAAGTGGAGCAATAATGTCATGGCGCGTCAGTTACTGCTGACCATAGGCCTGGAAGCAGGTTTTACGCCAGCCGATGAGGCGGGGGCTGGGCTCGCCCTCAAGCAGGTGTTGCGGCAGCGCGGCTTGCAATTTCCTGAGCTGGTGCTGGAAAATGGATCAGGCTTATCACGCAATGAGCGTATCAGCGCGGAACATTTGGCGCAATTGCTCGTCACAGCCTGGCAACGCCCGGTGATGCCCGTATTGATGGCCTCTATGCCGATACTCGGGCTGGATGGTACCACTAAGAAACGTCTCGCCGATGGCGCAAGTAAAGGCATGGCTTACCTCAAAACCGGTTCGCTGGAGGGCGTGAGCAGTATTGCAGGCTACGTGCAGGATAGTGCTGGCAAGCGCTATGTGCTGGTGGTGGTGGCGAACCATGTCCGCGCAGCTGCGGTGCGTGCGGTACAGGATACATTACTAAAGCAGCTGATCGAAGGGCATTAA